GCTCTCATCCTTCCCGCGAAATGCCCGTCATCGACCGTCTTTCCAACCCCTCCAGGAGCCTTTGGAAGTCGCTCGATCGGTGGGTTTACAAAGACGAAGAAGAGTACCTGGAAAATCCCGCGCTCCCGATGGAAGAACGAGTAGCCCTCGTTCGCGGGCTGAACGGCGTCAATCGCCGGTCCGGATATTTCAGGATTTTCCTTTCCGAATTGGAAGCCCTGATCATGGAGCTGCCGCCGGAAAAGAGAAGCCCGTCCCGGCCTTTGAAAATTCTGGATATCGGCGTGGGCGGCGGCGGACTGCTCGAAAGGATTTACGCCTGGTCGATTAAAAAAGAAGTTCCGGTGCAGCTTTTCGGGATCGACGTGGACAAGGATTTTCTCGACAAGACGCGGGATTATCTCGCGGAGAAGCAAGTGCCGGCCACGCTGATTCTCGGAAGCGGGCAGGACCTGAAGCC
This Verrucomicrobiia bacterium DNA region includes the following protein-coding sequences:
- a CDS encoding class I SAM-dependent methyltransferase: MDSSHPSREMPVIDRLSNPSRSLWKSLDRWVYKDEEEYLENPALPMEERVALVRGLNGVNRRSGYFRIFLSELEALIMELPPEKRSPSRPLKILDIGVGGGGLLERIYAWSIKKEVPVQLFGIDVDKDFLDKTRDYLAEKQVPATLILGSGQDLKPLEDRSMDIVVSSYVVHHVRAFEKLRAFFDEILRVSRLGWMIVDMERRFWGPPFALFGGYLFGGSTPLVWDGVKSMRRAYTSEEINVLLNQVQKASAYQGMHCQPHAFFPYWFVKGLRTPSILDKKFELEPGKSASAA